In Vigna unguiculata cultivar IT97K-499-35 chromosome 3, ASM411807v1, whole genome shotgun sequence, a single genomic region encodes these proteins:
- the LOC114175383 gene encoding V-type proton ATPase subunit E-like gives MNDADVSRQIQQMVRFIRQEAEEKANEISVSAEEEFNIEKLQLVEAEKKKIRQEYERKERQVEIRKKIEYSMQLNASRIKVLQAQDDVISSMKEAASKELLSVSHHHDWTITHHDHVYRNLLKDLIVQCLLRLKEPSVLLRCRKEDLHLVEHVLDSAAQEYADKANVDPPEIIVDNQVYLPPGPSHHNAHDIYCSGGVVLASRDGKIVCENTLDARLDVVFRKKLPEIRKQLFGQVVA, from the exons ATGAACGACGCAGATGTCTCCAGGCAAATCCAGCAGATGGTGCGGTTCATCCGCCAGGAAGCAGAGGAAAAAGCCAACGAGATCTCTGTCTCCGCCGAAGAG GAATTCAATATCGAGAAGCTGCAGTTGGTTGAAGCCGAGAAGAAGAAGATCAGGCAAGAGTACGAACGAAAAGAGCGCCAAGTGGAAATTCGCAAGAAGAT TGAGTACTCGATGCAGCTGAATGCTTCTCGAATTAAAGTTCTTCAAGCTCAGGATGACGTGATCAGTTCCATGAAAGAAGCTGCATCCAAGGAACTTTTGAGTGTGAGTCATCATCATGATTGGACTATTACTCATCATGATCATGTGTACAGAAACCTTCTTAAAGATCTCATTGTTCAG TGTTTGCTAAGACTGAAAGAACCTTCTGTCTTATTGAGATGTCGGAAAGAGGATCTGCACTTGGTAGAGCATGTGCTGGATTCTGCAGCACAGGAGTATGCTGACAAAGCAAATGTTGATCCCCCAGAGATCATTGTTGACAATCAAGTCTATCTTCCTCCTGGACCCAGTCATCATAATGCTCATGATATCTACTG TTCTGGTGGCGTGGTGCTAGCTTCTCGTGATGGAAAGATTGTGTGTGAAAATACTCTTGATGCACGACTTGATGTAGTGTTTCGTAAAAAGCTCCCTGAG ATCCGAAAGCAGCTCTTTGGACAAGTTGTTGCTTGA
- the LOC114178302 gene encoding uncharacterized protein LOC114178302, with product MGYSMNWDFIWVLPLTLCCCSLVHSLDSTPASESLNSLVQDFAFRSLVKHRPQTGALYDALLPRNLSGMDISVVRLRSRRLWNKGANFSYFRIPPRTVSIPHVKRLAIVYQNLGNWSTLYYNLPGYSLISSVVGFLVFDASNVTDTSERNLTLNTMGQPISIQFPNITLMGRAHINSRVRCVAFNANGTFQLTQMSSPGVCYSSDQGHFSVVLPLEKKRGRWYLWVIGFVVGFFGFIIVGYAGFSSMRLLKTKRIQAMEKQANEDQVLESRWVGNSKMPSAAVTRTQPVLECGVL from the coding sequence ATGGGATACAGTATGAACTGGGATTTCATCTGGGTGCTGCCTCTCACGTTGTGTTGCTGCTCCTTGGTGCACAGCTTGGACAGCACTCCTGCAAGTGAATCATTGAATTCCTTGGTTCAAGATTTTGCTTTCAGGTCACTGGTCAAGCACAGACCTCAAACAGGTGCTCTGTATGATGCTCTTCTTCCAAGGAACCTGTCTGGTATGGATATTTCAGTAGTACGTCTTCGAAGCAGAAGGCTCTGGAACAAAGGTGCCAACTTTAGCTACTTTCGGATCCCACCAAGAACCGTGTCCATTCCCCATGTCAAGAGGTTGGCTATTGTGTACCAAAACCTGGGCAACTGGTCAACCCTCTACTACAATTTGCCAGGTTACTCACTCATCTCTTCTGTTGTTGGCTTTCTGGTTTTCGATGCCTCAAATGTAACAGACACAAGTGAAAGAAACCTCACTCTCAACACAATGGGACAGCCTATTTCTATTCAATTTCCTAACATCACACTTATGGGTAGGGCTCACATCAACTCAAGGGTGAGATGTGTAGCTTTCAATGCCAATGGTACATTTCAACTTACTCAGATGAGTTCCCCTGGAGTGTGTTACTCAAGCGACCAGGGTCACTTTTCGGTAGTACTCCCACTGGAAAAGAAGAGGGGGAGATGGTATCTGTGGGTGATTGGCTTTGTAGTTGGATTTTTTGGTTTCATTATAGTTGGCTATGCGGGATTTTCTTCTATGAGACTTCTCAAGACCAAGAGGATTCAAGCAATGGAAAAACAAGCCAATGAAGATCAGGTTCTTGAAAGTAGATGGGTTGGCAATAGTAAAATGCCCTCAGCAGCAGTGACAAGAACTCAGCCAGTTCTTGAGTGCGGCGTTCTTTAG
- the LOC114177488 gene encoding 6-phosphogluconate dehydrogenase, decarboxylating 3, chloroplastic — translation MESAALSRIGLAGLAVMGQNLALNIAEKGFPISVYNRTASKVDETVDRARNEGSLPLTGQYTPRDFVLSIQRPRSVIILVKAGAPVDQTIAALSDHLEPGDCIIDGGNEWYENTERRISNVAEKGLLYLGMGVSGGEDGARNGPSLMPGGSHTAYTNVQDILHKVAAQVEDGPCVTYIGEGGSGNFVKMVHNGIEYGDMQLISEAYDVLKHVGGLSNSELADIFAEWNRGELESFLIEITADIFKVKDEDGEGFLVDKILDKTGMKGTGKWTVQQAAELSIAAPTIAASLDCRYLSGLKEERESAATVLKEAGLSEELGKTGVSGVDKKRLIDDVRQALYASKICSYAQGMNLLRAKSNEKGWNLNLGELARIWKGGCIIRAVFLDRIKKAYQRNPNLASLIVDPEFAREMVQRQAAWRRVVGLAVSAGISTPGMCASLAYFDTYRRARLPANLVQAQRDLFGAHTYERVDRPGAFHTEWTKLARKSGTGVGALN, via the coding sequence ATGGAGTCAGCAGCTCTGTCGCGCATAGGCCTGGCGGGCCTGGCCGTCATGGGCCAGAACCTAGCCCTAAACATTGCGGAGAAGGGCTTCCCCATCTCCGTCTACAACCGTACGGCCTCCAAAGTCGACGAGACCGTAGATCGGGCCCGCAACGAGGGCTCCCTCCCGCTCACGGGCCAGTACACCCCTCGTGACTTCGTCCTATCCATCCAGCGCCCCAGATCCGTCATCATCCTCGTCAAGGCCGGCGCCCCCGTCGACCAAACCATCGCCGCCCTCTCCGACCACCTGGAGCCCGGCGACTGCATCATCGACGGCGGAAACGAGTGGTATGAGAACACCGAACGCCGCATCAGCAACGTCGCCGAAAAAGGCCTCCTCTACCTCGGCATGGGCGTCTCCGGCGGCGAAGACGGCGCGCGCAACGGGCCCTCCCTCATGCCCGGCGGTTCCCACACCGCCTACACCAACGTCCAGGACATCCTCCACAAAGTCGCTGCGCAGGTCGAGGACGGCCCCTGCGTCACTTACATCGGCGAGGGGGGTTCTGGGAACTTCGTGAAGATGGTCCACAACGGAATCGAATACGGAGACATGCAACTCATCTCGGAGGCTTACGACGTGTTGAAGCACGTTGGTGGCCTGTCGAATTCCGAGCTTGCGGATATCTTCGCAGAGTGGAACAGAGGGGAGCTTGAGAGTTTCTTGATTGAAATCACTGCGGATATTTTTAAAGTGAAGGATGAGGATGGTGAAGGGTTTTTGGTGGATAAGATTTTGGACAAGACAGGGATGAAGGGGACGGGAAAATGGACGGTGCAGCAGGCGGCGGAGCTGTCGATAGCAGCGCCCACGATTGCGGCGTCGTTGGATTGCCGGTATTTAAGCGGGTTAAAGGAGGAGAGGGAGAGTGCTGCGACGGTGTTGAAGGAGGCGGGGTTGAGTGAGGAATTGGGGAAGACTGGTGTGAGTGGGGTGGATAAGAAGAGATTGATTGATGATGTAAGACAGGCTTTGTATGCTTCAAAGATTTGTAGCTATGCTCAGGGGATGAATTTGTTGAGGGCCAAGAGTAATGAGAAAGGGTGGAACTTGAATTTGGGGGAATTGGCTAGGATTTGGAAGGGAGGGTGCATCATAAGGGCGGTGTTCTTGGACAGAATCAAGAAGGCTTATCAGAGGAACCCTAATTTGGCTAGTTTGATAGTGGACCCGGAGTTTGCTAGGGAAATGGTGCAGAGGCAGGCTGCGTGGAGGCGGGTTGTGGGGTTGGCGGTTTCGGCTGGGATTAGTACTCCGGGAATGTGTGCTAGTCTTGCTTACTTTGATACCTATCGGAGGGCGAGGCTTCCGGCGAACCTTGTTCAGGCTCAGAGGGACTTGTTTGGGGCGCATACCTATGAGAGGGTTGATCGCCCTGGGGCTTTCCACACCGAGTGGACAAAGCTTGCACGCAAAAGTGGGACTGGAGTTGGTGCTCTCAATTGA